From the genome of Lotus japonicus ecotype B-129 chromosome 6, LjGifu_v1.2, one region includes:
- the LOC130725409 gene encoding uncharacterized protein LOC130725409: protein MALALLTTARRLRRYFQSHSIVVRTDQPIRQVLHKPDLAGRMVGWSIELSEHDIRYEPRRAIKAQVLADFLVELTSEEDPPAEISWVVHVDGSSNKEGGGAGIVLQSNSGMIVEQSLRFNFPATNNQAEYEACIAGLVTTRDLGAQDILVCCDSLQVVSQANGEAQAKDPILEQYLSHLKRLAATFRKVEFRHVPRAENDRVDTLAKLASTEKPGLNRTVIQGTLALPYVAGPDCPTGVHTLSIGTDDDWRTPIVKNLTTGWLPPDKSEAKKLTRGVSWYTMVNEDLFKRGFSTPLLKCLSKERAEYVLAEIHEGSCGHHPGGRSLARKVLRAGYYWPTLEKDAADHVKRCDPCQKHADHRLAPPERLSTMVSPWPFHQWGMDLLGPFTTVPGQLKHLVVAVDYFTKWIEAEPLATIASARI from the coding sequence ATGGCACTCGCTCTCCTAACCACGGCCAGGCGACTGAGAAGGTACTTCCAGTCTCATAGCATCGTTGTCCGCACAGATCAACCGATCAGGCAAGTCCTCCATAAACCGGATCTAGCCGGTCGAATGGTGGGTTGGTCGATCGAACTTTCCGAGCATGACATTCGATATGAGCCCAGACGGGCGATCAAGGCGCAAGTCCTAGCAGATTTCCTGGTGGAACTCACGAGCGAAGAAGACCCACCGGCGGAAATCTCCTGGGTCGTCCACGTGGATGGCTCGAGCAACAAAGAGGGGGGCGGCGCCGGGATCGTCCTACAAAGCAACTCAGGGATGATCGTAGAACAGTCGCTACGCTTTAATTTCCCGGCCACTAACAACCAAGCTGAGTATGAAGCTTGCATCGCCGGTCTGGTGACAACGAGGGATCTGGGGGCGCAGGACATACTTGTCTGCTGCGACTCCTTACAAGTGGTCTCACAGGCTAACGGAGAAGCGCAGGCTAAGGACCCAATTCTGGAGCAATACCTCTCCCACCTGAAGCGGCTGGCCGCCACCTTCCGTAAGGTAGAGTTCCGCCACGTCCCAAGAGCTGAAAACGACCGAGTAGACACCCTAGCGAAGCTGGCTAGCACCGAGAAGCCCGGGCTGAACAGGACAGTCATTCAGGGCACACTGGCCCTCCCGTACGTCGCAGGCCCCGACTGTCCTACTGGAGTCCATACCTTGAGCATTGGCACAGACGACGATTGGAGGACCCCTATTGTTAAGAACCTCACAACGGGCTGGCTACCACCCGACAAGTCGGAAGCCAAAAAGCTGACTAGAGGCGTTTCCTGGTACACCATGGTGAACGAAGACCTCTTTAAGAGAGGATTTTCCACTCCTCTCCTTAAGTGCTTATCAAAGGAACGTGCAGAGTATGTGCTCGCCGAAATCCATGAGGGCAGCTGTGGCCACCACCCCGGCGGGCGTTCTCTGGCAAGAAAGGTCCTCCGGGCCGGCtactactggcccaccctggaGAAAGACGCTGCTGACCACGTTAAGCGATGTGACCCATGCCAGAAACATGCCGACCACCGCTTAGCCCCGCCGGAACGACTCTCGACTATGGTCTCCCCTTGGCCTTTCCACCAATGGGGAATGGACCTCTTGGGACCCTTTACAACCGTGCCAGGACAGCTGAAACACCTGGTCGTCGCGGTAGACTACTTCACCaagtggattgaagcagaaCCCCTTGCAACTATCGCTTCGGCCCGCATATAG
- the LOC130725411 gene encoding uncharacterized protein LOC130725411 translates to MSAAGRPRPNSLRPPQQKVPITFTEDDYGTDTGEEDDPIVVEALIANGKVRRVLIDTGSSADIMFYDAYKTLGLSVKDLIPYDHDLIGFTGDRVLLLGYFDAYLSLGDPNVCRTIKARFLVVKCPTAYNAIIGRPSLNVYRAIISTHHLMLKYPWAGRAISVRGNLTMARGCYNSSCRLAREDRKRKEPDRGKRVENLHLRAGACLTDIDPRVDQSREDQRLKPDGEARPVQIGRGLEQTTKLARDLPQDLSNRLEILLRSNGHLFAWSSADMSGIDPAFCSHKLSVDRRFKPVAQKKRQMSAEKQGAVKEQTTELLKAGIIREVKYTTWLSNVVLVKKSNGKWRMCVDYTDLNKACPKDPFPLPSIDALVDNSSGYEYLSLMDAYSRYNQIPMHRDDE, encoded by the coding sequence ATGTCAGCCGCTGGGAGGCCTCGTCCTAACTCCCTTCGTCCGCCGCAGCAGAAAGTTCCCATCACCTTCACAGAAGACGACTACGGCACGGACACCGGCGAGGAGGACGACCCGATCGTCGTAGAAGCCCTCATCGCAAACGGTAAGGTGCGGCGGGTACTCATCGATACAGGTAGTTCtgctgacattatgttttaCGATGCTTACAAAACCCTAGGCTTATCTGTGAAAGACCTGATCCCCTATGACCATGACCTGATCGGGTTCACTGGGGACAGGGTCCTACTGTTAGGATATTTTGATGCATACCTCTCCCTAGGAGACCCTAATGTTTGCAGGACTATCAAGGCACGGTTTTTAGTGGTGAAATGCCCAACAGCCTACAACGCCATCATCGGCAGACCGAGCCTCAATGTCTACCGAGCCATCATCTCCACCCATCACCTGATGCTAAAATACCCGTGGGCTGGTAGGGCAATTTCCGTGCGCGGAAACCTAACCATGGCCAGGGGGTGTTATAACTCTAGCTGCAGATTGGCGCGAGAGGATCGCAAGAGGAAAGAGCCCGACCGAGGCAAAAGGGTCGAAAACCTCCATCTCCGAGCAGGGGCATGCTTGACGGACATCGATCCGCGAGTGGACCAATCCAGAGAGGACCAACGTCTTAAGCCGGACGGGGAAGCACGACCAGTCCAGATCGGTCGTGGCCTCGAGCAAACCACCAAACTGGCGCGAGACCTCCCTCAGGATCTTTCAAACCGACTAGAGATCCTTCTGAGAAGCAACGGGCACCTATTTGCGTGGTCGTCCGCAGATATGTCGGGCATCGACCCAGCATTCTGCAGTCACAAGCTATCAGTAGACCGTAGATTCAAGCCAGTGGCCCAGAAGAAGAGGCAGATGAGCGCAGAGAAGCAGGGAGCAGTCAAGGAACAGACAACGGAACTTCTGAAAGCCGGGATCATTCGCGAAGTTAAGTACACCACTTGGCTTTCGAACGTGGTCCTTGTtaaaaaatccaatgggaaatggaggatgtgcgtggattacacgGATCTGAATAAGGCCTGCCCTAAAGATCCCTTCCCCCTCCCCAGCATCGATGCCTTGGTAGACAACTCCTCAGGGTACGAATACTTGTCCCTCATGGACGCATATTCTAGGTACAACCAGATCCCGATGCACAGGGACGATGAATAG